From a single Accipiter gentilis chromosome 8, bAccGen1.1, whole genome shotgun sequence genomic region:
- the LOC126041540 gene encoding regulator of G-protein signaling 21-like isoform X2, which produces MPVKSDAGETMAWSESVDTLLANKDGLAAFRTFLKSEFSEENVEFWLACEDFKKTKSSTKITSKAQKIYSDFIEADAPKEINIDFHTKTHISQNISEPTLSCFDDAQRSVYSLMAKDSFPRFLRSEMYKELVKKQQHGNQKRWLPFL; this is translated from the exons ATGCCAGTGAA GTCAGACGCTGGGGAAACAATGGCCTGGTCTGAGTCTGTGGATACACTACTAGCTAATAAAG ATGGTTTGGCAGCTTTTAGGACATTTTTGAAGTCAGAGTTCAGTGAGGAGAATGTGGAGTTCTGGCTGGCCTGCGAGGATTTCAAGAAAACCAAATCCTCCACTAAGATCACCTCAAAAGCCCAAAAGATTTATTCTGACTTTATAGAAGCCGacgctccaaaggag ATTAATATTGACTTCCATACCAAAACCCACATCTCTCAGAATATCTCCGAGCCCACCCTCAGCTGCTTTGATGATGCTCAGAGGTCAGTCTATAGTCTCATGGCAAAGGACTCTTTTCCCAGGTTTCTAAGGTCAGAAATGTACAAGGAACTAGTAAAGAAGCAACAGCACGGAAATCAGAAGAGATGGCTCCCATTTTTGTGA
- the LOC126041540 gene encoding regulator of G-protein signaling 21-like isoform X3: MAWSESVDTLLANKDGLAAFRTFLKSEFSEENVEFWLACEDFKKTKSSTKITSKAQKIYSDFIEADAPKEINIDFHTKTHISQNISEPTLSCFDDAQRSVYSLMAKDSFPRFLRSEMYKELVKKQQHGNQKRWLPFL, from the exons ATGGCCTGGTCTGAGTCTGTGGATACACTACTAGCTAATAAAG ATGGTTTGGCAGCTTTTAGGACATTTTTGAAGTCAGAGTTCAGTGAGGAGAATGTGGAGTTCTGGCTGGCCTGCGAGGATTTCAAGAAAACCAAATCCTCCACTAAGATCACCTCAAAAGCCCAAAAGATTTATTCTGACTTTATAGAAGCCGacgctccaaaggag ATTAATATTGACTTCCATACCAAAACCCACATCTCTCAGAATATCTCCGAGCCCACCCTCAGCTGCTTTGATGATGCTCAGAGGTCAGTCTATAGTCTCATGGCAAAGGACTCTTTTCCCAGGTTTCTAAGGTCAGAAATGTACAAGGAACTAGTAAAGAAGCAACAGCACGGAAATCAGAAGAGATGGCTCCCATTTTTGTGA
- the LOC126041540 gene encoding regulator of G-protein signaling 21-like isoform X1, with amino-acid sequence MPVKCCFHRSDAGETMAWSESVDTLLANKDGLAAFRTFLKSEFSEENVEFWLACEDFKKTKSSTKITSKAQKIYSDFIEADAPKEINIDFHTKTHISQNISEPTLSCFDDAQRSVYSLMAKDSFPRFLRSEMYKELVKKQQHGNQKRWLPFL; translated from the exons ATGCCAGTGAA ATGTTGTTTCCACAGGTCAGACGCTGGGGAAACAATGGCCTGGTCTGAGTCTGTGGATACACTACTAGCTAATAAAG ATGGTTTGGCAGCTTTTAGGACATTTTTGAAGTCAGAGTTCAGTGAGGAGAATGTGGAGTTCTGGCTGGCCTGCGAGGATTTCAAGAAAACCAAATCCTCCACTAAGATCACCTCAAAAGCCCAAAAGATTTATTCTGACTTTATAGAAGCCGacgctccaaaggag ATTAATATTGACTTCCATACCAAAACCCACATCTCTCAGAATATCTCCGAGCCCACCCTCAGCTGCTTTGATGATGCTCAGAGGTCAGTCTATAGTCTCATGGCAAAGGACTCTTTTCCCAGGTTTCTAAGGTCAGAAATGTACAAGGAACTAGTAAAGAAGCAACAGCACGGAAATCAGAAGAGATGGCTCCCATTTTTGTGA